Proteins from a genomic interval of Quercus lobata isolate SW786 chromosome 11, ValleyOak3.0 Primary Assembly, whole genome shotgun sequence:
- the LOC115968043 gene encoding synaptotagmin-1-like isoform X1: MGFFSTILGFCGFGFGISIGLVAGYFLFIYFQPIDVEDPEIRPLVQHDSETLQRMLPEIPLWVKNPDYDRVDWLNKFILYMWPYLDKAICKTAKNIAKPIIAEQIPKYKIESVEFETLTLGSLPPTFQGMKVYLTDEKELIMEPSIKWAGNPNVTVAVKAFGLKATAQVVDLQVFAAPRITLKPLVPSFPCFANIHVSLMDKPHVDFGLRLIGADLMSIPGLYRFVQELIKDQVANMYLWPKTLDVPILDPTKASKRPVGILHVKVLRAMKLKKKDLLGASDPYVKLKLTEDKLPSKKTTVKHKNLNPEWNEEFNMVVKDPQSQALELHVYDWEQVGKPDKMGMNVVPLKDLTPDEPQVLTLDLLKNMDLNDPQNEKSRGQIVLELTYKPFKEEELPKSFEESKSIKKAPDGTPAGGGILVVIVHEAQDVEGKHHTNPYARILFRGEERKTKHVKKNRDPRWEEEFTFMLEEPPTNDRLHVEVVSTSSRMGLLHPKESLGYIDINLSDVISNKRINEKYHLIDSKNGRIQIELQWRTS, translated from the exons ATGGGGTTCTTCAGTACTATATTGGGTTTttgtggatttggatttgggatTTCTATAGGTCTTGTTGCTGGCTATTTCCTCTTCATATATTTCCAGCCCATTGATGTTGAG GATCCTGAAATCCGTCCCTTGGTTCAGCATGACTCAGAAACTTTGCAGCGGATGCTTCCTGAGATACCACTATGGGTGAAAAATCCAGACTATGATCGT gTTGACTGGCTAAACAAGTTTATACTGTATATGTGGCCTTATCTTGACAAG GCAATTTGCAAGACTGCAAAGAACATTGCGAAGCCTATAATTGCTGAGCAAATTCCGAAATATAAAATCGAGTCCGTTGAATTTGAAACTCTTACATTAGGGTCCCTACCACCAACTTTTCAAG GAATGAAAGTTTACTTAACTGATGAAAAGGAGTTGATTATGGAACCATCCATAAAATGGGCTGGAAATCCCAATGTCACTGTTGCTGTTAAAGCATTCGGTTTGAAAGCAACTGCCCAG GTGGTGGATTTGCAAGTATTTGCTGCTCCACGTATTACTCTGAAGCCCTTGGTTCCAAGCTTTCCTTGTTTTGCCAATATCCATGTGTCTCTCATGGATAAG CCACATGTTGACTTTGGACTAAGGCTTATTGGGGCTGATCTTATGTCAATACCTGGCCTTTACAGGTTTGTCCAG GAACTTATCAAAGATCAGGTTGCCAACATGTATCTGTGGCCCAAAACCCTGGATGTGCCTATTTTGGATCCAACGAA AGCTTCAAAGAGGCCTGTTGGAATTCTCCATGTTAAGGTTCTGAGGGCTatgaaactaaaaaagaaagatcTCTTAGGTGCATCGGACCCATATGTGAAACTAAAACTCACAGAAGATAAGCTTCCATCAAAGAAGACAACTGTGAAGCACAAAAACTTGAACCCTGAATGGAATGAGGAGTTCAATATGGTCGTTAAAGATCCACAATCCCAGGCTTTAGAGCTTCATGTTTATGATTGGGAGCAG GTTGGCAAACCTGACAAGATGGGCATGAATGTTGTCCCTCTGAAAGACCTCACCCCTGATGAGCCACAAGTTCTGACACTTGACCTTCTTAAGAATATGGACTTGAACGATCCTCAGAACGAGAAGTCACGTGGGCAGATTGTATTGGAATTGACATACAAACCTTTCAAAGAGGAAGAATTACCAAAAAGTTTTGAAGAATCAAAGTCGATAAAGAAGGCTCCAGATGGGACACCTGCTGGTGGAGGTATACTGGTAGTTATAGTTCATGAAGCTCAAGATGTTGAAGGGAAGCACCATACTAATCCATATGCACGGATTCTATTCAGAGGGGAGGAGAGAAAGACTAAG CATGTAAAGAAGAACAGAGATCCAAGATGGGAGGAGGAATTCACATTTATGCTGGAAGAGCCTCCCACTAATGACAGACTGCATGTAGAGGTGGTCAGCACCTCATCAAGGATGGGCCTGCTGCATCCAAAG GAATCCCTGGGTTATATTGACATCAATCTTTCAGATGTTATCTCCAACAAACGAATAAATGAGAAGTACCATCTTATAGACTCGAAGAATGGGCGTATTCAAATTGAGTTGCAATGGAGGACTTCATGA
- the LOC115968043 gene encoding synaptotagmin-1-like isoform X2 produces MLPEIPLWVKNPDYDRVDWLNKFILYMWPYLDKAICKTAKNIAKPIIAEQIPKYKIESVEFETLTLGSLPPTFQGMKVYLTDEKELIMEPSIKWAGNPNVTVAVKAFGLKATAQVVDLQVFAAPRITLKPLVPSFPCFANIHVSLMDKPHVDFGLRLIGADLMSIPGLYRFVQELIKDQVANMYLWPKTLDVPILDPTKASKRPVGILHVKVLRAMKLKKKDLLGASDPYVKLKLTEDKLPSKKTTVKHKNLNPEWNEEFNMVVKDPQSQALELHVYDWEQVGKPDKMGMNVVPLKDLTPDEPQVLTLDLLKNMDLNDPQNEKSRGQIVLELTYKPFKEEELPKSFEESKSIKKAPDGTPAGGGILVVIVHEAQDVEGKHHTNPYARILFRGEERKTKHVKKNRDPRWEEEFTFMLEEPPTNDRLHVEVVSTSSRMGLLHPKESLGYIDINLSDVISNKRINEKYHLIDSKNGRIQIELQWRTS; encoded by the exons ATGCTTCCTGAGATACCACTATGGGTGAAAAATCCAGACTATGATCGT gTTGACTGGCTAAACAAGTTTATACTGTATATGTGGCCTTATCTTGACAAG GCAATTTGCAAGACTGCAAAGAACATTGCGAAGCCTATAATTGCTGAGCAAATTCCGAAATATAAAATCGAGTCCGTTGAATTTGAAACTCTTACATTAGGGTCCCTACCACCAACTTTTCAAG GAATGAAAGTTTACTTAACTGATGAAAAGGAGTTGATTATGGAACCATCCATAAAATGGGCTGGAAATCCCAATGTCACTGTTGCTGTTAAAGCATTCGGTTTGAAAGCAACTGCCCAG GTGGTGGATTTGCAAGTATTTGCTGCTCCACGTATTACTCTGAAGCCCTTGGTTCCAAGCTTTCCTTGTTTTGCCAATATCCATGTGTCTCTCATGGATAAG CCACATGTTGACTTTGGACTAAGGCTTATTGGGGCTGATCTTATGTCAATACCTGGCCTTTACAGGTTTGTCCAG GAACTTATCAAAGATCAGGTTGCCAACATGTATCTGTGGCCCAAAACCCTGGATGTGCCTATTTTGGATCCAACGAA AGCTTCAAAGAGGCCTGTTGGAATTCTCCATGTTAAGGTTCTGAGGGCTatgaaactaaaaaagaaagatcTCTTAGGTGCATCGGACCCATATGTGAAACTAAAACTCACAGAAGATAAGCTTCCATCAAAGAAGACAACTGTGAAGCACAAAAACTTGAACCCTGAATGGAATGAGGAGTTCAATATGGTCGTTAAAGATCCACAATCCCAGGCTTTAGAGCTTCATGTTTATGATTGGGAGCAG GTTGGCAAACCTGACAAGATGGGCATGAATGTTGTCCCTCTGAAAGACCTCACCCCTGATGAGCCACAAGTTCTGACACTTGACCTTCTTAAGAATATGGACTTGAACGATCCTCAGAACGAGAAGTCACGTGGGCAGATTGTATTGGAATTGACATACAAACCTTTCAAAGAGGAAGAATTACCAAAAAGTTTTGAAGAATCAAAGTCGATAAAGAAGGCTCCAGATGGGACACCTGCTGGTGGAGGTATACTGGTAGTTATAGTTCATGAAGCTCAAGATGTTGAAGGGAAGCACCATACTAATCCATATGCACGGATTCTATTCAGAGGGGAGGAGAGAAAGACTAAG CATGTAAAGAAGAACAGAGATCCAAGATGGGAGGAGGAATTCACATTTATGCTGGAAGAGCCTCCCACTAATGACAGACTGCATGTAGAGGTGGTCAGCACCTCATCAAGGATGGGCCTGCTGCATCCAAAG GAATCCCTGGGTTATATTGACATCAATCTTTCAGATGTTATCTCCAACAAACGAATAAATGAGAAGTACCATCTTATAGACTCGAAGAATGGGCGTATTCAAATTGAGTTGCAATGGAGGACTTCATGA
- the LOC115968337 gene encoding E3 ubiquitin-protein ligase UPL3 codes for METRSRKRAEATSAAPTTNNSSSSTTATATATRSSKRARLLTTPPTPVAATVAATSSQSSISTRSRSAAKTTTTAANMDSVTESSGSRRRGGGSGNNRGGSERDNSDKGKEKEHEIRVRDRERERESRENERSLGLNMDGAGAGGAADDEDNDSEGGVGILHQNLTSASSALQGLLRKLGAGLDDLLPSSAMGSGSGSHQSGRLKKILSGLRADGEEGRQVEALTQLCDMLSIGTEESLSTFSVDSFVPVLVGLLNHESNPDIMLLAARALTHLCDVLPSSCAAVVHYGAVSCFCARLLTIEYMDLAEQSLQALKKISQEHPTACLRAGALMAVLSYLDFFSTGVQRVALSTAANMCKKLPSDAADFVMEAVPLLTNLLQYHDSKVLEHASVCLTRIAEAFASSPDKLDELCNHGLVTQAASLISTSNAGGGQASLSAPTYTGLIRLLSTCASGSPLGAKTLLLLGISGILKDILAGAGISTNASVSPALSRPAEQIFEIVNLANELLPPLPQGTISLPASSNLFMKGPVVKKSSVGSSGKQEDTNGNAPEVSAREKLLNDQPELLQQFGMDLLPILIQIYGSSVNGPVRHKCLSVIGKLMYFSNAEMIQSLLSTTNISSFLAGVLAWKDPHVLVPALQIAEILMEKLPGTFSKMFVREGVVHAVDQLILAGNPNTGPAQASPIEKDNDSAPGASSRSRRYRRRSGNSNPDGNASEESKNPGSVNIGSPPSSVEIPSVNSNLRMAVSSCAKAFKDKYFPSDPGSAEVGVTDDLLHLKDLCMKLNAGVDDQKTKAKGKSKASGSRLADNSVNKEEYLLGVISEMLGELSKGDGVSTFEFIGSGVVAALLNYFSCGYFSKERISEANLLKLRQQALKRFKSFIAVALPSSVDEVGATPMTVLVQKLQNALSSLERFPVVLSHSSRSSGGSARLSSGLSALSQPFKLRLCRAQGEKSLRDYSSNVVLIDPLASLAAVEEFLWPRVQRGDSGQKSSVSAGNSESGTTPTGAGASSPSTSTPAAATRRHSTRSRSSVNIGDASKKDPAQEKSTSSSKGKGKAVLRPTQEEGRGPQTRNAARRRAALDKDAQMKPVNGDSTSEDEELDISPVEIDDALVIEDDDISDDEDDDHEDVLRDDSLPVCMPDKVHDVKLGDSAEDSAVAPAASDSQTNPVSGSSSRAATARGSDSADFRTGNSYGSRGAMSFAAAAMAGLGSANGRGLRGGRDRQGRPLYGSSNEPPKLIFTAGGKQLNRHLTIYQAVQRQLVLDEDDDDRYAGSDLISSDGSRLWSDIYTITYQRSESQTDRASVGGSSSHTTLKSTKPGSTSGSNSDAQLHRMSLLDSILQGELPCDLEKTNPTYNIMALLRVLEGLNQLAPRLRAQIVSDSFAEGKILSLDELSTTGARVPSEEFVNSKLTPKLARQIQDALALCSGSLPSWCYQLTKACPFLFPFETRRQYFYSTAFGLSRALYRLQQQQGADGHGSANEREVRVGRLQRQKVRVSRNRILDSAAKVMEMYSSQKAVLEVEYFGEVGTGLGPTLEFYTLLSHDLQKAGLGMWRTNSSSEKHSMEIDGDQHKNGKTNSADGDLVNAPLGLFPRPWPPNADAADGSQFSKAIEYFRLVGRVMAKALQDGRLLDLPLSTAFYKLVLGQELDLHDILTYDAELGKHLQELHVLVCRKQNLESTSGDSIEAVTDLRLRGASIEDLCLDFTLPGYPDYILKPGDENVDIYNLEEYISLVVDATVKTGIIRQMEAFRAGFNQVFDISSLQIFTPHELDYLLCGRRELWEAETLADHIKFDHGYTAKSPAIVNLLEIMGEFTPEQQRAFCQFVTGAPRLPPGGLAVLNPKLTIVRKHSSTAANTASNGTGLSESADDDLPSVMTCANYLKLPPYSTKDIMYKKLVYAISEGQGSFDLS; via the exons ATGGAAACTCGTAGCCGGAAGCGGGCGGAGGCCACCTCAGCTGCCCCTACTACTAAcaactcttcttcttccaccaccgccaccgccaccgccacccGCTCTTCAAAACGCGCTCGTCTCTTAACAACACCACCCACACCCGTCGCCGCCACCGTTGCTGCCACGTCATCGCAATCTTCGATCTCAACGCGCTCACGTTCTGCTGCGAAAACTACTACTACTGCTGCTAACATGGATTCCGTGACTGAATCATCCGGCTCTCGCCGCCGCGGCGGCGGCAGTGGGAACAATCGAGGAGGCTCTGAGAGGGATAATTCGGATAAAGGCAAAGAGAAAGAGCATGAAATTAGGGTTAGGGatagggagagggagagggaaagCAGGGAGAATGAAAGGAGCTTAGGGTTGAATATGGATGGTGCCGGCGCCGGCGGCGCCGCCGACGATGAGGACAACGATAGCGAAGGCGGTGTTGGGATTCTGCACCAGAATTTGACATCGGCGAGCAGTGCTTTACAGGGTTTGTTGAGGAAGCTCGGTGCTGGGCTCGATGATCTTCTGCCATCGTCGGCGATGGGGTCTGGGTCCGGGTCGCACCAGAGCGGGCGGTTGAAGAAGATTCTGTCGGGTTTGAGAGCTGATGGAGAAGAAGGGAGGCAGGTCGAGGCCTTGACTCAGCTCTGTGACATGTTGTCGATTGGGACCGAGGAGTCGTTGAGCACTTTCTCGGTTGATTCCTTCGTGCCCGTGCTCGTCGGGTTGCTGAATCACGAGAGCAATCCTGATATCATGCTCCTTGCTGCCAGGGCTCTCACTCATCTGTGTGATGTGTTGCCTTCGTCTTGCGCGGCTGTCGTGCATTATGGTGCGGTTTCATGCTTTTGCGCGAGGCTTCTCACGATAGAGTATATGGACTTGGCTGAACAG TCCCTGCAAGCTCTGAAGAAGATATCTCAGGAACACCCAACTGCGTGTTTGCGAGCTGGTGCACTTATGGCAGTGCTTTCGTATCTCGATTTCTTCTCCACAGGAGTGCAG CGAGTGGCATTATCTACTGCTGCAAATATGTGCAAGAAGCTCCCTTCAGACGCAGCTGACTTTGTGATGGAAGCTGTCCCCTTGTTGACTAACCTTCTTCAGTATCATGATTCGAAG GTGTTGGAGCATGCTTCTGTTTGTTTGACTCGAATTGCTGAAGCATTTGCATCGTCCCCGGATAAATTAGACGAACTCTGCAATCATGGTTTGGTTACACAAGCTGCCTCACTTATTTCCACCAGCAATGCTGGAGGTGGACAGGCCTCTCTAAGTGCTCCTACATACACA GGTTTAATTCGGCTTCTTTCCACTTGTGCTAGTGGCTCTCCTTTAGGAGCCAAAACTTTGCTTCTCCTGGGGATCAGTGGCATCCTTAAAGATATTCTAGCTGGTGCAGGCATATCAACTAATGCATCGGTTTCACCTGCTTTAAGTAGACCAGCAGAACAG ATTTTTGAGATTGTCAACCTGGCAAATGAGCTTCTCCCTCCATTGCCACAAGGAACCATCTCCCTCCCTGCTAGCtccaatttatttatgaaaGGACCTGTTGTTAAGAAGTCCTCTGTCGGCAGTTCTGGGAAACAGGAAGACACAAATGGGAATGCTCCCGAGGTTTCAGCTCGTGAGAAATTATTAAATGATCAGCCTGAGCTTCTTCAGCAATTTGGAATGGATCTCCTTCCTATTCTGATACAA ATATATGGTTCAAGTGTGAATGGCCCTGTACGTCACAAATGTCTTTCAGTTATTGGAAAATTGATGTACTTCAGTAATGCAGAGATGATTCAGTCTTTATTAAGTACAACAAACATATCGAG TTTCTTAGCTGGTGTTTTAGCATGGAAAGATCCGCATGTCTTGGTTCCTGCTCTCCAAATTGCTGAAATTCTTATGGAAAAGCTTCCTGGGACTTTCTCCAAGATGTTTGTTAGAGAAGGTGTGGTTCATGCTGTGGACCAACTTATTTTAGCTGGTAATCCAAATACAGGTCCTGCACAAGCATCTCCCATCGAGAAGGATAATGATTCTGCCCCTGGTGCATCATCACGCTCTAGGCGTTATAGGCGACGGAGTGGGAACTCCAACCCAGATGGAAATGCTTCAGAGGAATCCAAGAATCCTGGTTCAGTAAATATTGGATCTCCCCCAAGCtcggtggaaattccttctgtCAATTCTAATCTTCGTATGGCAGTGAGTTCATGTGCTAAAGCCTTTAAAGACAAGTACTTCCCTTCAGATCCTGGTTCTGCTGAAGTTGGGGTCACAGACGATCTTTTACATTTAAAGGATCTTTGCATGAAGTTGAATGCCGGTGTTGATGACCAAAAGACCAAAGCAAAGGGAAAGTCTAAGGCTTCTGGGTCTCGCCTGGCTGATAATTCTGTGAATAAGGAAGAGTATCTGTTGGGGGTTATATCTGAGATGCTAGGAGAACTAAGCAAAGGGGATGGTGTGTCCACTTTTGAGTTTATTGGCAGTGGTGTTGTTGCTGCTTTGCTGAACTACTTTTCTTGTGGCTACTTTTCCAAGGAGAGAATTTCAGAAGCTAACCTGCTCAAGCTTCGCCAACAAGCACTTAAAAGATTCAAGTCCTTTATTGCTGTTGCACTACCTTCCAGTGTTGATGAGGTGGGTGCAACTCCTATGACTGTATTGGTTCAGAAGCTTCAAAATGCTTTGTCCTCCTTGGAGCGTTTCCCTGTTGTGTTGAGCCATTCATCTAGGTCATCTGGTGGAAGTGCACGCCTCTCCTCTGGGCTGAGTGCATTGTCTCAGCCTTTTAAGCTGCGCCTTTGTAGAGCCCAAGGTGAAAAATCGCTCCGTGACTATTCATCTAACGTTGTACTGATTGACCCATTAGCAAGTTTAGCAGCTGTTGAGGAATTTCTTTGGCCCCGAGTCCAGAGAGGTGATTCTGGTCAGAAATCCTCAGTCTCTGCTGGGAATTCTGAGTCTGGAACTACCCCTACAGGAGCTGGTGCTTCTTCCCCATCTACTTCTACTCCTGCGGCTGCCACTCGTCGTCATTCTACTAGATCAAGATCATCTGTTAATATAGGAGACGCTTCTAAAAAGGATCCGGCACAAGAGAAAAGCACAAGTTCATCAAAGGGGAAGGGTAAAGCTGTTTTGAGACCTACTCAAGAGGAAGGTAGAGGACCTCAAACAAGAAATGCTGCTCGTAGAAGAGCAGCTCTTGATAAAGATGCTCAAATGAAACCTGTAAATGGGGACTCTACTTCTGAG GATGAGGAATTGGATATATCTCCTGTTGAGATTGACGATGCTTTGGTGATTGAAGATGATGATATCTcagatgatgaggatgatgaccaTGAAGAT GTTCTAAGAGATGATTCTCTTCCTGTTTGCATGCCTGACAAAGTACATGATGTAAAATTGGGTGACTCTGCGGAGGATAGTGCTGTTGCTCCAGCAGCAAGTGATAGCCAGACTAATCCGGTGTCTGGCTCTAGTAGCAGAGCTGCTACAGCTAGGGGATCTGATTCTGCTGATTTTAGGACTGGAAATTCTTATGGTTCAAGGGGTGCTATGTCATTCGCTGCTGCTGCCATGGCTGGTCTTGGATCTGCTAATGGTAGAGGTCTTAGGGGAGGCAGAGATAGGCAAGGACGCCCTCTATATGGAAGTTCCAATGAGCCTCCAAAATTAATCTTTACTGCTGGTGGGAAGCAGCTTAATAGGCATTTGACTATTTATCAAGCTGTTCAGCGGCAGCTTGTAttggatgaggatgatgatgacagGTATGCTGGCAGTGATCTCATATCTAGTGATGGAAGCAGGCTGTGGAGTGACATTTACACTATTACCTATCAGAGGTCAGAAAGCCAAACTGATAGGGCTTCTGTTGGAGGTTCAAGTTCTCATACTACATTAAAATCTACCAAGCCTGGTTCTACCTCTGGTTCTAACTCTGATGCCCAATTGCATCGAATGTCACTTCTAGATAGTATCTTGCAGGGAGAACTTCCTTGTGATCTGGAAAAAACTAATCCCACTTATAATATAATGGCACTTTTGCGTGTATTAGAGGGTTTGAACCAGCTTGCACCTCGTTTAAGAGCCCAGATAGTTTCCGACAGTTTTGCTGAGGGGAAAATCTTGAGTCTGGATGAGCTGAGCACAACTGGTGCTAGGGTTCCTTCTGAGGAATTTGTTAACAGCAAGCTTACTCCCAAATTAGCTCGACAAATTCAAGATGCGCTTGCACTGTGCAGTGGTAGTCTTCCTTCATGGTGCTACCAGTTGACAAAAGCATGTCCTTTCTTGTTTCCTTTTGAGACCCGGCGACAGTACTTCTATTCAACTGCTTTTGGGTTATCTCGTGCTTTGTATCGTCTCCAGCAGCAGCAAGGTGCTGATGGTCATGGATCAGCAAATGAAAGAGAGGTGAGGGTTGGGAGATTGCAGCGCCAGAAGGTCCGTGTCTCGAGAAACCGTATTTTGGATTCTGCTGCTAAAGTAATGGAGATGTATTCTAGCCAAAAGGCTGTGCTTGAGGTAGAATATTTTGGTGAAGTTGGCACTGGATTGGGTCCCACCCTTGAATTCTACACACTTTTAAGTCATGACCTACAAAAAGCTGGACTGGGAATGTGGAGAACAAATTCTTCCTCAGAGAAGCATTCAATGGAAATTGACGGAGATCAacataaaaatggaaaaaccaATAGTGCTGATGGAGATCTTGTCAACGCCCCTCTTGGGTTGTTTCCCCGTCCTTGGCCTCCAAATGCCGATGCTGCTGATGGTAGTCAGTTTTCAAAAGCCATTGAGTATTTCCGGTTGGTAGGACGTGTGATGGCCAAAGCTCTTCAAGATGGACGGCTATTGGACCTGCCACTATCAACAGCATTTTACAAGCTTGTGCTTGGTCAA GAACTTGATTTGCACGATATTCTTACTTATGATGCTGAGTTAGGCAAGCATTTGCAAGAATTGCATGTCCTCGTTTGCCGGAAACAAAATCTAGAATCGACTAGTGGTGATAGTATTGAGGCAGTTACGGATTTACGTCTTCGTGGGGCTTCAATTGAAGATCTCTGCTTGGATTTTACACTTCCTGGTTATCCAGACTACATTTTGAAACCTGGAGATGAAAAT GTTGATATTTATAACTTGGAGGAGTATATATCATTGGTAGTTGATGCGACTGTTAAGACTGGAATAATTCGGCAAATGGAAGCATTTAGAGCAGGTTTCAATCAG GTGTTTGACATCTCGTCTCTACAAATATTTACTCCACATGAATTGGACTACTTGCTTTGTGGCCGCAGAGAGTTATGGGAG GCTGAGACACTTGCTGATCATATAAAATTCGATCATGGATACACTGCCAAGAGCCCAGCAATAGTTAAT TTACTGGAGATTATGGGAGAATTCACACCAGAGCAGCAGCGGGCCTTCTGCCAGTTTGTCACTGGTGCACCTAGGCTTCCACCTGGTGGTCTGGCTGTACTGAATCCAAAACTGACGATTGTGAGAAAG CATTCTTCGACCGCAGCTAACACAGCATCTAATGGTACTGGGCTTTCAGAATCAGCAGATGATGACTTACCAAGTGTCATGACATGTGCAAACTACTTGAAGCTTCCTCCATACTCCACAAAG GATATAATGTACAAGAAATTAGTTTATGCAATCAGTGAAGGGCAGGGATCTTTCGATTTGTCATGA